The Euphorbia lathyris chromosome 2, ddEupLath1.1, whole genome shotgun sequence genome includes a window with the following:
- the LOC136219300 gene encoding E3 ubiquitin-protein ligase At4g11680 isoform X2 → MNTRLCSSISFSSNSAIGDDRGAVSMRNRPARTTPPPATFLIRVVMRISRARWFTFLRRVFHYQNGSRSNLGNNPFNTSTWMMLEFIALLVQLSMSSFTLAISKREKTVWPMRIWIVGYDIGCLLSLLILYGRYRQFHITQGDGFGLSDVEQQREAEDSRTSLELFFAIWFVMGNVWVFDSRFGSFQRAPKLHVLCISLLAWNALCYSFPFLLFLLLCCCVPLVSTVLGYNMQVGSAERGASDDQISTLPSWKYKALDNNDNHNTNSDLAVPDADDFDSTEDPECCICLAKYKDKEEVRQLPCSHMFHLKCVDQWLRIISCCPLCKHELDR, encoded by the exons ATGAATACCCGGCTATGTAGTTCGATTTCGTTTTCATCAAATTCTGCCATAGGCGATGATCGTGGAGCTGTAAGCATGAGAAATAGGCCTGCTCGTACTACTCCTCCGCCTGCTACTTTTTTGATAAGAGTGGTTATGAGAATATCAAGAGCAAGATGGTTCACCTTCTTGAGAAGAGTATTTCATTATCAGAATGGTTCAAGATCCAATCTTGGTAATAATCCCTTTAATACTAGTACTTGGATGATGCTGGAATTCATAGCTCTGCTTGTTCAATTAAGTATGAGCTCTTTCACGTTAGCTATTTCAAAGAGGGAAAAAACTGTTTGGCCTATGAGAATATGGATTGTTGGCTATGATATTGGTTGTTTGCTTAGCCTGCTCATACTGTACGGTCGCTATCGCCAATTTCATATTACTCAAGGAGATGGTTTTGGCCTTTCTGACGTTGAACAACAGAGAGAGGCTGAGGATTCCAG GACTTCGCTTGAGCTATTCTTTGCAATATGGTTTGTAATGGGTAACGTATGGGTGTTTGATTCTCGGTTTGGATCATTCCAGAGGGCTCCAAAACTCCATGTGCTCTGCATCTCTCTGCTTGCTTGGAATGCTTTATGTTATTCATTTCCATTCCTATTATTTCTGCTGCTATGTTGTTGTGTACCCCTCGTTAGCACTGTACTTGGCTACAACATGCAAGTCGGATCTGCTGAAAGAGGTGCTTCTGATGACCAAATCTCCACTCTCCCTAGCTGGAAATACAAAGCCCTTGATAACAATGATAATCATAATACCAATTCAGATCTTGCTGTTCCTGATGCTGATGATTTTGATTCAACTGAAGATCCT GAATGTTGTATTTGCCTAGCTAAGTACAAAGACAAGGAAGAAGTAAGGCAATTGCCATGCTCTCATATGTTTCACCTCAAGTGTGTGGATCAATGGCTCAGGATCATTTCATGTTGCCCTCTTTGTAAACATGAACTGGACAGATAG
- the LOC136219300 gene encoding E3 ubiquitin-protein ligase At1g63170 isoform X1, with protein sequence MNTRLCSSISFSSNSAIGDDRGAVSMRNRPARTTPPPATFLIRVVMRISRARWFTFLRRVFHYQNGSRSNLGNNPFNTSTWMMLEFIALLVQLSMSSFTLAISKREKTVWPMRIWIVGYDIGCLLSLLILYGRYRQFHITQGDGFGLSDVEQQREAEDSRCYHLMNKCRTSLELFFAIWFVMGNVWVFDSRFGSFQRAPKLHVLCISLLAWNALCYSFPFLLFLLLCCCVPLVSTVLGYNMQVGSAERGASDDQISTLPSWKYKALDNNDNHNTNSDLAVPDADDFDSTEDPECCICLAKYKDKEEVRQLPCSHMFHLKCVDQWLRIISCCPLCKHELDR encoded by the exons ATGAATACCCGGCTATGTAGTTCGATTTCGTTTTCATCAAATTCTGCCATAGGCGATGATCGTGGAGCTGTAAGCATGAGAAATAGGCCTGCTCGTACTACTCCTCCGCCTGCTACTTTTTTGATAAGAGTGGTTATGAGAATATCAAGAGCAAGATGGTTCACCTTCTTGAGAAGAGTATTTCATTATCAGAATGGTTCAAGATCCAATCTTGGTAATAATCCCTTTAATACTAGTACTTGGATGATGCTGGAATTCATAGCTCTGCTTGTTCAATTAAGTATGAGCTCTTTCACGTTAGCTATTTCAAAGAGGGAAAAAACTGTTTGGCCTATGAGAATATGGATTGTTGGCTATGATATTGGTTGTTTGCTTAGCCTGCTCATACTGTACGGTCGCTATCGCCAATTTCATATTACTCAAGGAGATGGTTTTGGCCTTTCTGACGTTGAACAACAGAGAGAGGCTGAGGATTCCAG GTGCTATCATTTGATGAATAAATGTAGGACTTCGCTTGAGCTATTCTTTGCAATATGGTTTGTAATGGGTAACGTATGGGTGTTTGATTCTCGGTTTGGATCATTCCAGAGGGCTCCAAAACTCCATGTGCTCTGCATCTCTCTGCTTGCTTGGAATGCTTTATGTTATTCATTTCCATTCCTATTATTTCTGCTGCTATGTTGTTGTGTACCCCTCGTTAGCACTGTACTTGGCTACAACATGCAAGTCGGATCTGCTGAAAGAGGTGCTTCTGATGACCAAATCTCCACTCTCCCTAGCTGGAAATACAAAGCCCTTGATAACAATGATAATCATAATACCAATTCAGATCTTGCTGTTCCTGATGCTGATGATTTTGATTCAACTGAAGATCCT GAATGTTGTATTTGCCTAGCTAAGTACAAAGACAAGGAAGAAGTAAGGCAATTGCCATGCTCTCATATGTTTCACCTCAAGTGTGTGGATCAATGGCTCAGGATCATTTCATGTTGCCCTCTTTGTAAACATGAACTGGACAGATAG